The Paraburkholderia acidisoli genome contains a region encoding:
- a CDS encoding ABC transporter substrate-binding protein, translating to MKHHAPVLRGIAAALALAGALAAHAAEPLKANVIHWWTSGGESAAIKQFALAYDQAGGQWVDNAIAGADQARATAINRIVGGDPPTAAQFNTSKQFHDLIDQGLLNNVDAVAAKENWNGIFPESILTAIKVNGHFYAAPVDIHMQDWFFYSKAAFAKAGLKGEPQNFNELFADLDKLKAAGVIPLALGGQAWQEKITFDAIFADMDRDLYMKVYRDRDANAVNSPAFRNVLTTFKRLHNYVDAGSPGRNWNDATALVISGKAGMQIMGDWAKGEFSAAKQVAGKDFGCFPGFGPKSPYMVAGDVFVFPKTDKPEAVKAQQLLATVMTSPAAQAAFSQRKGSIPIRPDVDMAGFDICAKEGMAIMKDKSRQLPNPEMLIPPDVQGALQDVITNFWNKNQSVDDAQKAFASALKS from the coding sequence ATGAAGCACCATGCACCCGTTCTGCGCGGTATCGCGGCCGCGCTGGCACTGGCCGGCGCGCTCGCGGCCCACGCTGCCGAGCCGCTCAAGGCCAACGTGATTCACTGGTGGACCTCGGGCGGCGAGTCGGCCGCGATCAAGCAATTCGCGCTGGCCTACGATCAGGCGGGCGGGCAGTGGGTGGACAACGCGATCGCGGGCGCCGACCAGGCGCGCGCGACGGCCATCAACCGCATCGTGGGTGGCGATCCGCCCACGGCGGCGCAATTCAACACCTCGAAGCAGTTCCACGATCTCATCGACCAGGGACTCCTGAATAATGTCGATGCGGTCGCGGCGAAAGAGAACTGGAACGGCATCTTCCCCGAGTCGATCCTCACCGCGATCAAGGTGAACGGCCATTTCTACGCCGCGCCCGTCGACATTCACATGCAGGACTGGTTCTTCTACTCGAAAGCCGCGTTCGCGAAAGCGGGCCTGAAAGGCGAGCCGCAGAACTTCAACGAACTGTTCGCCGATCTCGACAAGCTCAAGGCCGCGGGCGTCATCCCGCTCGCGCTGGGCGGCCAGGCGTGGCAGGAGAAGATCACCTTCGACGCGATTTTCGCCGACATGGACCGCGATCTCTACATGAAGGTCTATCGCGACCGCGACGCGAACGCCGTGAATTCGCCCGCGTTCCGCAACGTGCTCACGACCTTCAAACGCCTGCACAATTACGTCGATGCGGGCTCGCCGGGCCGCAACTGGAACGACGCCACGGCGCTCGTCATCTCCGGCAAGGCGGGCATGCAGATCATGGGCGACTGGGCCAAGGGCGAGTTCTCGGCGGCGAAGCAGGTGGCCGGCAAGGACTTCGGCTGCTTCCCCGGCTTCGGGCCGAAGTCGCCGTACATGGTGGCCGGCGACGTGTTCGTGTTCCCCAAGACCGACAAGCCCGAGGCCGTGAAGGCGCAGCAACTGCTCGCCACGGTCATGACGTCGCCCGCGGCGCAGGCGGCGTTCAGCCAGCGCAAGGGCTCGATTCCGATTCGCCCCGACGTCGACATGGCGGGCTTCGACATCTGCGCGAAGGAGGGCATGGCGATCATGAAGGACAAGTCGCGGCAACTGCCGAATCCCGAAATGCTGATTCCGCCCGACGTGCAGGGCGCGCTCCAGGACGTCATCACGAACTTCTGGAACAAGAACCAGTCGGTGGACGACGCGCAAAAGGCCTTCGCCTCGGCGCTCAAGAGCTGA
- a CDS encoding carbohydrate ABC transporter permease: MAATVVFAYLGTMLWTARVSLSFSRSLPSNTFAGVTQYVRLFDNDRWLVSLQNLVIYGVCFIVACVAIGLLLAILIDQRVAAEGALRTVFLYPYAMSFVATGLVWQWILNPELGIQAVLRDIGFTHARFDWIVSQRFAIYTLVIATVWQASGLVMALMLAGLRGIDEEIWKAARLDGIPRWRVYASIVVPMLRTSLSTAFVLLFVMVVKLYDAVVAMTQGGPGTASEVPAKFIMDYLFNRANIGLASAASIVLLATVLAILAPFFYARSRMALKGGHA; this comes from the coding sequence ATGGCCGCGACGGTGGTGTTCGCGTATCTCGGCACGATGCTCTGGACGGCGCGCGTCTCGCTCAGCTTTTCGCGCTCGCTGCCGTCCAACACCTTCGCGGGCGTGACGCAATACGTGCGGCTGTTCGACAACGACCGCTGGCTCGTCTCGCTGCAAAACCTCGTGATTTACGGCGTGTGCTTCATCGTGGCGTGCGTCGCGATCGGGCTGCTGCTGGCGATCCTCATCGACCAGCGCGTGGCGGCCGAAGGCGCGTTGCGCACGGTGTTTCTCTATCCGTACGCGATGTCGTTCGTGGCAACGGGGCTCGTGTGGCAGTGGATCCTCAACCCCGAACTCGGCATTCAGGCGGTGCTGCGCGATATCGGCTTCACGCATGCGCGATTCGACTGGATCGTCTCGCAACGCTTCGCGATCTATACGCTCGTGATCGCGACCGTGTGGCAGGCCTCGGGTCTCGTGATGGCGCTCATGCTCGCGGGCTTGCGCGGCATCGACGAGGAGATCTGGAAGGCCGCGCGGCTCGACGGCATTCCACGCTGGCGCGTGTACGCCAGCATCGTCGTGCCGATGCTGCGCACCTCGCTCTCCACGGCGTTCGTGCTGCTGTTCGTGATGGTGGTGAAGCTCTACGACGCGGTGGTCGCCATGACGCAGGGCGGTCCCGGCACCGCGAGCGAAGTGCCCGCGAAATTCATCATGGACTACCTGTTCAATCGCGCGAACATCGGCCTGGCCTCGGCGGCGTCGATCGTGCTGCTCGCCACCGTGCTCGCGATCCTCGCGCCGTTCTTCTACGCGCGCAGCCGCATGGCGCTGAAGGGAGGTCACGCATGA
- a CDS encoding carbohydrate ABC transporter permease codes for MSTLSGNAANPARARSARRKPRQRFTPARLGVYAFLFTAALFFLLPLYVMLVTSVKPMDEIRLGHLLALPAHLTLAPWRDAWASACTGLDCNGIRVGFWNSVRIVVPSTFFSIAVGAVNGYALSFWRPRGAGVLFAILLAGAFIPVQVMVYPLVRVLAFVHLFSSLPGIVIIHTIFGMPVMTLLFRNYYASLPQELFKAARIDGGGFWRIFTQLMLPMSVPIIVVAIIMQVTGIWNDYILGLVFAGTRNLPMTVQLNNIINTTTGERLYNVNMAATILTSLVPLAIYFVSGRWFVRGIASGAVKG; via the coding sequence ATGAGCACGCTCTCCGGCAACGCGGCGAACCCGGCGCGGGCGCGGTCGGCCCGGCGCAAGCCGCGCCAACGCTTCACGCCCGCGCGCCTGGGCGTCTACGCATTCCTGTTCACGGCCGCGCTGTTTTTTCTGCTGCCGCTCTACGTGATGCTCGTGACCTCCGTGAAGCCCATGGACGAGATTCGCCTCGGCCATCTGCTCGCGTTGCCCGCGCACCTGACCCTCGCGCCGTGGCGCGACGCATGGGCGTCCGCGTGCACCGGGCTCGACTGCAACGGTATTCGCGTGGGGTTCTGGAACTCGGTGCGCATTGTCGTGCCGAGCACGTTCTTTTCCATCGCCGTGGGCGCGGTGAACGGCTATGCGCTGTCGTTCTGGCGGCCGCGCGGCGCGGGCGTGCTGTTCGCCATCCTGCTCGCGGGCGCCTTCATTCCCGTGCAGGTGATGGTGTATCCGCTCGTGCGCGTGCTGGCGTTCGTGCATCTGTTCAGCTCGCTGCCCGGCATCGTCATCATTCATACGATCTTCGGCATGCCCGTGATGACGCTGCTGTTTCGCAACTACTACGCCTCGCTGCCGCAGGAATTGTTCAAGGCCGCGCGCATCGACGGCGGCGGCTTCTGGCGCATCTTCACACAGCTCATGCTGCCGATGTCGGTGCCTATCATCGTGGTGGCGATCATCATGCAGGTCACGGGCATCTGGAACGACTACATTCTGGGCCTCGTGTTCGCGGGCACGCGCAATCTGCCCATGACGGTGCAGCTCAACAACATCATCAACACGACCACGGGCGAGCGGCTCTACAACGTCAACATGGCGGCCACGATCCTCACCTCGCTCGTGCCGCTCGCGATCTATTTCGTCTCGGGACGCTGGTTCGTGCGCGGTATCGCGTCGGGCGCGGTGAAAGGCTAG
- a CDS encoding ABC transporter ATP-binding protein — translation MGNLTNVAVRNLRIELGANTIIDDLDLDVRAGEFVVLLGPSGCGKSTLLHSIAGLVDVSDGSIEIGGEDMTWADPKDRGVALVFQSYALYPTMNVERNLSFALRINGTPKAEIERRVKRAAEMLQLGPLLARKPSQLSGGQRQRVAIGRALVREADVFLFDEPLSNLDAKLRTELRRELKQLHQQLGATMIYVTHDQVEAMTLATRMAVMKGGAIQQFGTPAEVYARPENLFVATFLGAPPMNLLHGALEADEGRLRFRGAQLEVDVSAYAFKGVPDPTRPCVLGVRPEDVHAGTAVRDRDAVREGRVTLVEPMGNHRVLWLEHRGAPIASIDQDKAPLATGANVPFTIDAAQVSLFDEATGARL, via the coding sequence ATGGGCAATCTCACCAACGTGGCCGTGCGCAACCTGCGCATCGAGCTGGGCGCGAACACCATCATCGACGATCTCGATCTCGACGTGCGCGCGGGCGAATTCGTGGTGCTGCTCGGGCCGTCGGGCTGTGGCAAATCCACCTTGCTGCACAGCATCGCGGGCCTCGTGGACGTGAGCGACGGCAGCATCGAGATTGGCGGCGAGGACATGACGTGGGCCGACCCGAAGGATCGCGGCGTGGCGCTCGTGTTCCAGTCGTACGCGCTCTATCCGACCATGAATGTGGAGCGCAACCTGTCGTTCGCACTTCGAATCAATGGCACGCCCAAGGCCGAGATCGAGCGCCGCGTGAAGCGCGCCGCCGAGATGCTGCAACTCGGGCCATTGCTCGCGCGCAAGCCCTCGCAGCTTTCGGGCGGCCAGCGCCAGCGCGTGGCGATCGGGCGCGCGCTGGTGCGCGAAGCCGACGTCTTTCTGTTCGACGAACCGCTCTCGAATCTCGACGCCAAGCTGCGCACCGAGTTGCGCCGCGAACTCAAGCAACTGCATCAGCAACTCGGTGCGACCATGATCTACGTGACGCACGATCAGGTCGAGGCGATGACGCTCGCCACGCGTATGGCCGTGATGAAGGGCGGCGCGATCCAGCAGTTCGGCACGCCCGCCGAAGTCTATGCGCGGCCCGAGAACCTGTTCGTCGCGACCTTCCTCGGCGCGCCGCCCATGAACCTCTTGCACGGCGCGCTGGAAGCCGACGAGGGCCGCTTGCGCTTTCGCGGCGCGCAGCTCGAGGTGGACGTTTCGGCTTATGCGTTCAAGGGCGTACCCGACCCCACGCGGCCTTGCGTGCTCGGCGTGCGGCCGGAAGACGTGCACGCGGGTACGGCCGTGCGCGATCGTGACGCCGTGCGGGAAGGGCGCGTGACCCTGGTCGAGCCGATGGGCAACCATCGCGTGTTGTGGCTCGAGCATCGCGGCGCGCCGATCGCCTCGATCGATCAGGACAAAGCGCCGCTCGCGACGGGCGCGAACGTGCCGTTCACCATCGACGCCGCGCAGGTTTCGCTGTTCGACGAAGCCACGGGCGCGCGCCTGTAA
- a CDS encoding substrate-binding domain-containing protein: MATLKDVAALAGVGLSTASRAISGNGPVSAEAAARVQAAIEQLNFRPSSIGRAMATQSLGIIGIFVPTFFGSYYGTILKETDTQLRAVRRHVVVATGCGEASPREQAIEAVRFLIGRDCDGVAVISHDLHDDDLHMLYGMHPRMAFLNRLYEGAPDASFCADHFHGGELAARTLIDHGHRAIAVIGGPETSSDNATRLAGFFAELARHGIPRDAVALVASDFSPEGGYAAARALLAMKRPFTGLFCANDTMAMSALACLQHAGLRVPDDVSVIGYDDDYSTAYMAPALTSVHIPTAELTRNAVRWLINRCYGTQWDIERTFPVSVTMRASVARAKV, translated from the coding sequence GTGGCGACTCTCAAAGACGTGGCGGCGCTGGCCGGCGTGGGCCTTTCGACGGCCTCGCGCGCGATCTCGGGCAACGGGCCGGTTTCGGCCGAAGCGGCGGCGCGCGTACAAGCCGCCATCGAGCAACTGAACTTCCGGCCTTCGTCGATCGGGCGCGCGATGGCCACGCAATCGCTCGGCATCATTGGCATTTTCGTGCCCACGTTTTTCGGCTCGTACTACGGCACGATCCTCAAGGAAACGGATACCCAACTGCGCGCGGTGCGCCGTCACGTGGTGGTCGCAACGGGCTGCGGCGAGGCCTCGCCGCGCGAACAAGCCATCGAGGCGGTGCGCTTTCTGATTGGCCGCGACTGCGACGGCGTGGCCGTCATCAGCCACGATCTGCACGACGACGATCTGCACATGCTGTACGGCATGCATCCGCGCATGGCGTTCCTCAATCGCCTCTACGAAGGCGCGCCCGACGCCTCGTTTTGCGCCGACCACTTTCACGGCGGCGAACTCGCGGCGCGCACGCTGATCGATCACGGTCATCGTGCGATTGCCGTGATCGGCGGTCCCGAAACGTCGTCCGACAACGCCACGCGTCTCGCCGGGTTCTTCGCCGAACTGGCGCGCCATGGCATCCCGCGCGACGCGGTGGCGCTCGTCGCCTCCGACTTTTCGCCCGAAGGCGGCTACGCGGCGGCACGGGCGCTGCTCGCGATGAAGCGCCCGTTCACGGGTCTCTTTTGCGCGAACGACACCATGGCGATGAGCGCGCTCGCCTGCCTGCAGCACGCGGGCCTGCGCGTGCCCGACGACGTTTCCGTGATCGGTTACGACGACGATTACTCGACGGCCTATATGGCGCCCGCGCTCACCTCGGTGCATATCCCCACGGCCGAACTCACGCGCAACGCGGTGCGCTGGCTCATCAACCGGTGCTACGGCACGCAGTGGGATATCGAACGCACGTTTCCCGTGAGCGTGACAATGCGCGCCTCGGTCGCCCGCGCGAAAGTCTGA
- a CDS encoding IclR family transcriptional regulator yields MPAQDPVAPAKKEEGVAVIDRACAILFAFRPGDNALTLAELAARTGLYKSTLLRLAGALMQHRLLLRLEDGRYQLGPATFALGALYQRSLNLGGILLPLMRELAIASGEGVSFYVRDNAVRVCLHRVDSQHMVRHHVREGDVLPLESGSGGRALLAFGGEPGEVYEQIRRDFYCVSVGERDRETAGMSMPVFGVQDTLRGVITLAGPSSRVDAAFVERNLSALFDCAARATDALGGNSRALREAQRARG; encoded by the coding sequence ATGCCCGCGCAAGATCCGGTCGCTCCGGCCAAGAAGGAAGAAGGTGTCGCCGTTATCGACCGCGCGTGCGCGATCCTGTTCGCGTTTCGTCCCGGCGACAACGCGCTCACGCTCGCCGAACTCGCCGCGCGCACCGGCCTCTATAAAAGCACCTTGTTGCGCCTCGCGGGCGCGCTGATGCAGCATCGCCTGCTGCTGCGCCTCGAAGACGGCCGCTATCAACTCGGGCCGGCCACGTTCGCGCTGGGCGCGCTCTATCAACGCAGCCTCAATCTCGGCGGCATCCTGCTGCCGCTCATGCGCGAGCTTGCCATTGCGAGCGGCGAGGGCGTGTCGTTCTATGTGCGCGACAACGCCGTGCGCGTGTGTTTGCATCGCGTGGATTCGCAGCACATGGTGCGCCATCACGTGCGCGAGGGCGACGTGCTGCCGCTCGAAAGCGGTTCGGGCGGCCGTGCGCTGCTGGCGTTCGGCGGCGAGCCCGGCGAAGTCTACGAGCAGATTCGCCGCGACTTTTATTGCGTCTCGGTGGGCGAGCGCGACCGCGAAACGGCGGGCATGTCGATGCCGGTGTTCGGCGTGCAGGATACGTTGCGCGGCGTGATTACGTTGGCGGGTCCGAGTTCGCGCGTGGATGCGGCGTTCGTCGAGCGCAACCTGAGCGCGCTGTTCGACTGCGCCGCGCGCGCCACCGACGCGCTGGGCGGCAACTCGCGCGCGCTGCGTGAAGCGCAACGCGCGCGCGGTTGA
- a CDS encoding citryl-CoA lyase — MTDKTAGKATQRPNPAAPDLAALCADYWSTSIIDIHPGSIKVRGYPIQELIGNVSFPQMIWLMLRGELPNEDEATLLEAALVASVDHGPHAPSIAISRIATSCGLPINGAMASALNALDDVHGGAGQQAVELYADIAARIDAGSPLQDAVEAGVDAFIATQGKYLPGFGHRFHPVDPRAGRLLELVDARVASGAIRGRYAAIARGIEALLRARKDRPVPMNIDGVTAVIYAELGFAPELARGVFCLSRAVGILAHAWEQRGRGERNKGPMPRQIAYAYTGAPERHLGEA, encoded by the coding sequence ATGACCGACAAGACAGCCGGGAAGGCCACGCAACGCCCCAACCCCGCCGCGCCCGACCTCGCCGCGCTGTGCGCCGACTATTGGAGCACCTCGATCATCGACATTCATCCGGGGTCGATCAAGGTACGCGGCTATCCGATCCAGGAACTGATCGGCAACGTGAGCTTTCCGCAGATGATCTGGCTGATGCTGCGCGGCGAATTGCCGAACGAAGACGAAGCCACGCTGCTCGAGGCCGCGCTCGTGGCCTCCGTCGATCACGGCCCGCACGCGCCTTCCATCGCCATTTCGCGCATCGCCACGAGTTGCGGTTTGCCGATCAACGGCGCGATGGCCTCGGCGCTCAACGCGCTCGACGACGTGCACGGCGGCGCGGGTCAGCAGGCCGTGGAGCTTTACGCCGATATCGCCGCACGCATCGACGCGGGCAGCCCGCTGCAAGACGCCGTGGAAGCCGGCGTGGACGCGTTCATCGCCACGCAAGGGAAGTATCTGCCGGGATTCGGCCATCGTTTTCATCCCGTCGATCCGCGCGCGGGACGGCTGCTCGAACTCGTCGACGCACGCGTGGCCAGCGGCGCGATTCGAGGCCGTTACGCGGCTATCGCGCGCGGGATCGAAGCGCTACTGCGCGCGCGCAAGGATCGCCCCGTGCCGATGAACATCGACGGCGTGACGGCCGTGATCTATGCCGAACTGGGTTTCGCGCCCGAACTCGCGCGCGGCGTGTTCTGTCTGTCGCGCGCCGTGGGCATCCTCGCGCATGCGTGGGAGCAACGCGGGCGCGGCGAGCGCAACAAAGGCCCGATGCCGCGCCAGATCGCCTATGCCTACACGGGCGCGCCGGAACGGCATCTCGGCGAGGCGTAA
- a CDS encoding CaiB/BaiF CoA transferase family protein yields the protein MLPLTGVRVLDLSNVLAGPFCAYQLALFGAEVTKVEHPEGGDLARRLGADKDAAARNMGASFVAVNAGKRSITLNLKDPRGKAILRDLVRDADVLVENYRPGVMDRLGLGYDQLSEVNPRLVYCAISGFGDDGALSRRPAYDQIIQGMAGVMSVTGDGESAPLRVGYPVSDTVGGLTAAFGICAALLDARTSGRGRRLDVSMLESTLATMGWVVSNYLNAGVEPTPMGNENFTAAPSGTFRTGAGLLNIAANETRQFESLCEVIGRPELARDERFAARHLRKLHREALKAEIETALAADTAANWETRLLERGVPVGRVLSVPEILAHPHLAERRFVRELATGDTTQGAAPQRVTRAGLRLADADAAPTTPAPTLGAHTQETLAQLGYDAAAIEAFKQDGVI from the coding sequence ATGCTTCCACTTACCGGCGTGCGCGTTCTGGATCTGTCGAATGTGCTCGCGGGTCCGTTTTGCGCGTATCAGCTTGCGCTATTCGGCGCCGAAGTCACCAAGGTCGAACATCCCGAAGGCGGCGATCTCGCGCGACGTCTGGGCGCCGACAAGGACGCCGCCGCGCGCAACATGGGCGCGTCGTTCGTGGCCGTGAACGCGGGCAAACGCTCGATCACGCTCAATCTCAAGGACCCGCGCGGCAAGGCCATTCTGCGCGATCTCGTGCGCGACGCCGACGTGCTGGTCGAGAATTACCGGCCCGGCGTGATGGATCGGCTCGGGCTCGGCTACGATCAGTTATCCGAAGTGAATCCGCGCTTGGTCTATTGCGCCATTTCCGGTTTCGGCGACGACGGCGCCCTCTCCCGCCGCCCCGCCTACGATCAGATCATTCAGGGCATGGCGGGCGTGATGAGCGTGACCGGCGACGGGGAAAGCGCGCCGCTGCGCGTGGGCTATCCCGTCTCCGATACCGTGGGCGGACTCACGGCCGCGTTCGGCATATGCGCCGCGCTGCTCGACGCGCGCACGAGCGGCCGCGGGCGGCGGCTCGACGTGTCGATGCTGGAAAGCACGCTCGCCACCATGGGCTGGGTGGTGTCGAACTATCTGAACGCGGGCGTCGAACCCACGCCCATGGGCAACGAAAATTTCACCGCCGCCCCTTCGGGCACGTTCCGCACGGGCGCAGGACTCCTGAACATCGCCGCGAACGAAACGCGTCAGTTCGAAAGCCTGTGCGAAGTCATCGGCCGGCCGGAGCTGGCGCGCGACGAACGCTTCGCGGCGCGCCATCTGCGCAAGCTGCATCGCGAAGCGCTCAAGGCCGAGATCGAAACCGCACTCGCCGCCGACACCGCCGCGAACTGGGAAACACGTTTGCTGGAGCGCGGCGTGCCCGTGGGGCGTGTGCTCTCGGTGCCGGAAATCCTCGCGCACCCGCATCTGGCCGAACGGCGTTTCGTACGCGAACTCGCCACGGGCGACACCACGCAAGGCGCCGCGCCGCAGCGCGTGACACGCGCGGGCCTGCGGCTCGCCGACGCCGACGCCGCGCCCACCACGCCCGCGCCCACGCTCGGCGCCCACACGCAGGAAACGCTCGCGCAACTCGGCTACGACGCCGCGGCCATCGAAGCGTTCAAGCAAGACGGAGTGATCTGA
- a CDS encoding MFS transporter gives MSSLPVDATHASQEDLAALAGAAQINARIDRLPATRAIWSLVLLLSLGGWFEFYDLFFTAYVGPGLVKSGLYSTTTASFFGFSGLGAFVAASFAGLFIGTFCLTGLADRYGRRTMFTASLLWYSVATCIMALQTSAPAINLWRLIAGIGVGIELVTIDTYVSELVPKHMRGRAFAFVHLVQYTAVPAVALLAWWFVPQAPLGFDGWRWVVMIGALGALIAWAIRRRVPESARWLAQRGRTEEAARVLARLEARVEREYGRRLPTPAQETHAAPTARKARFAELWQPPYRRRTVTLLVFNLFQAIGFYGFASWVPTLLVSKGVTITHSLLYSFVIAVSNPFGPLIGMAVADRIERKTLVVLSALAIAVCGALFAMQTSAAMLMLLGVLITLGGTLLSVGYHAYQVELFPTRMRATAVGFVYSMSRLSAMFSGFMIAFALRHFGVPGVFALITGAMIVVMAAIGLFGPRTKNRALDDISR, from the coding sequence ATGTCCAGCCTGCCGGTCGACGCGACCCATGCGTCGCAAGAAGACCTCGCCGCGTTAGCGGGCGCGGCCCAGATCAACGCGCGTATCGACCGCCTGCCGGCCACACGCGCGATCTGGTCGCTCGTCCTGCTGCTGTCGCTGGGCGGCTGGTTCGAGTTCTACGATCTCTTTTTCACGGCATACGTGGGGCCGGGCCTCGTGAAAAGCGGCCTGTACTCGACCACCACGGCATCGTTCTTCGGTTTCTCAGGGTTGGGCGCATTCGTCGCGGCGTCGTTCGCGGGGCTCTTCATCGGCACGTTCTGTCTCACCGGTCTCGCCGACCGCTACGGCCGCCGCACGATGTTCACGGCGTCGCTGCTCTGGTATTCGGTGGCGACCTGCATCATGGCGCTGCAGACCAGCGCGCCCGCGATCAACCTCTGGCGGCTCATCGCGGGCATCGGCGTGGGCATCGAACTCGTCACCATCGACACCTACGTGAGCGAACTCGTGCCCAAGCACATGCGCGGGCGCGCCTTTGCGTTCGTGCATCTCGTGCAGTACACGGCCGTGCCCGCCGTCGCGCTGCTCGCGTGGTGGTTCGTGCCGCAGGCGCCGCTCGGCTTCGACGGCTGGCGCTGGGTCGTGATGATCGGCGCGCTGGGCGCATTGATCGCGTGGGCCATTCGCCGCCGCGTACCCGAAAGCGCGCGCTGGCTCGCGCAACGCGGCCGTACCGAGGAAGCCGCACGCGTACTGGCGCGACTCGAAGCGCGGGTCGAGCGCGAATATGGCCGCCGCTTGCCTACGCCCGCGCAAGAAACCCACGCCGCGCCCACGGCCAGGAAAGCGCGTTTCGCCGAACTCTGGCAGCCGCCGTATCGCCGCCGCACCGTGACGCTGCTGGTGTTCAACCTGTTTCAGGCGATCGGGTTTTACGGCTTCGCGTCGTGGGTGCCCACGCTGCTCGTCTCGAAGGGCGTGACGATCACGCACAGCCTGCTCTACTCGTTCGTGATTGCCGTGTCGAATCCGTTCGGGCCGCTCATCGGCATGGCGGTCGCCGACCGTATCGAGCGCAAGACGCTCGTGGTGCTCTCCGCGCTCGCCATCGCCGTGTGCGGCGCGCTGTTCGCCATGCAGACTTCCGCCGCCATGCTGATGCTGCTCGGCGTGCTCATCACGCTCGGCGGCACCCTGCTTTCCGTGGGTTACCACGCGTACCAAGTCGAACTGTTCCCCACGCGCATGCGCGCCACGGCGGTCGGCTTCGTCTATTCGATGTCGCGGCTTTCGGCCATGTTCTCGGGCTTCATGATTGCGTTCGCCTTGCGTCACTTCGGTGTGCCAGGCGTGTTCGCACTGATCACGGGCGCGATGATCGTGGTGATGGCCGCGATCGGTCTGTTCGGGCCGCGCACGAAGAATCGCGCGCTCGACGACATTTCACGCTAA
- a CDS encoding DUF2092 domain-containing protein — MALAAVFALGGCANAPNPQHAAEPSKSNVPSPLTELENGTFDAENANAPLTAVDPRATDALDAMGAYLRTLRQFEVSAETSTDVVLDNGQNAALLRQTVLKVKRPDRLRADVTGNGNTRGLVYDGRHFTIFNEKKGYYTRNDAPPTLDGLVRDLATTWHIETPLADLFYWGSDKNDDASITAAQVLGVEKVDTRWCTHYVYQQAGADWELWIEQGRRPLPCHMVIADTTQPTLPRHVVTYHWNLAPAFNASTFTYRPKPGAKEIELKPAESGPSFEEAQ; from the coding sequence ATGGCGTTGGCCGCCGTATTCGCGCTGGGCGGCTGCGCCAACGCGCCGAACCCGCAACACGCCGCCGAGCCGTCGAAATCCAATGTGCCTTCGCCGCTGACCGAACTCGAGAACGGCACCTTCGACGCGGAGAACGCGAACGCGCCGCTCACCGCCGTCGATCCGCGCGCGACCGATGCGCTCGACGCGATGGGCGCCTATCTGCGCACGCTGCGCCAGTTCGAGGTGAGCGCCGAGACGTCGACCGACGTCGTGCTCGACAACGGCCAGAACGCGGCGCTGCTGCGCCAGACGGTGCTCAAGGTGAAGCGCCCCGACCGCCTGCGCGCCGACGTCACGGGCAACGGCAACACGCGCGGGCTCGTCTACGACGGCCGCCATTTCACGATCTTCAATGAGAAGAAGGGCTACTACACGCGCAACGACGCGCCGCCGACGCTCGACGGCCTCGTGCGCGATCTCGCCACCACGTGGCATATCGAAACGCCGCTCGCCGACCTGTTCTACTGGGGCAGCGACAAGAACGACGACGCGTCGATCACGGCCGCGCAGGTGCTCGGCGTGGAAAAGGTCGATACGCGCTGGTGCACGCACTATGTGTATCAGCAGGCGGGCGCGGACTGGGAACTGTGGATCGAGCAGGGGCGGCGACCGCTGCCGTGCCACATGGTGATCGCCGATACGACGCAGCCCACGCTGCCGCGCCACGTGGTGACGTATCACTGGAACCTGGCGCCGGCGTTCAATGCCTCGACGTTCACATACCGGCCCAAGCCCGGCGCGAAGGAAATCGAATTGAAACCGGCGGAAAGCGGGCCTTCGTTCGAGGAGGCGCAATGA
- a CDS encoding DUF6515 family protein, translating into MGVTAAVVGSMVATLPPACSAVMIGGVTYEQCGATWYQPIYVGTAVQYVVVTAPR; encoded by the coding sequence GTGGGCGTCACCGCGGCCGTGGTCGGCTCGATGGTCGCAACGCTGCCGCCGGCCTGCAGCGCGGTCATGATCGGCGGCGTGACCTACGAGCAATGCGGCGCGACGTGGTATCAGCCGATATACGTGGGCACGGCGGTTCAATATGTCGTAGTGACGGCGCCGCGCTGA